Proteins encoded by one window of Camelus bactrianus isolate YW-2024 breed Bactrian camel chromosome 9, ASM4877302v1, whole genome shotgun sequence:
- the CD79A gene encoding B-cell antigen receptor complex-associated protein alpha chain isoform X2 produces MPGGSTALHTSPVTTFLLFLISAASLGPGCQALWVDWGPPSVTVSVGDEVHLPCRHNGSSPNITWSRILQGNSLLWPLQIDPSNLGSKGELIIQQVNKSHKGIYRCEVTEGQNVQRSCGTYLRVREPLPRPFLNMGEGTKNNIITAEGIILLICAVVPGTLLLFRKRWQNMKFGADIQDDYEDENLYEGLNLDDCSMYEDISRGLQGTYQDVGSLHIGDVQLEKP; encoded by the exons ATGCCTGGGGGTTCCACAGCTCTCCACACCTCACCTGTCAccactttcctcctcttcttgatCTCCGCTGCCAGCCTGG GCCctgggtgccaggccctgtgGGTGGACTGGGGCCCACCATCGGTGACGGTGAGTGTGGGGGACGAGGTCCACCTCCCGTGCAGACACAATGGCAGCAGCCCCAACATCACGTGGTCGCGCATCCTCCAAGGCAACAGCCTCTTGTGGCCCCTTCAGATAGACCCCTCGAACCTGGGCTCCAAAGGCGAGCTGATCATCCAGCAGGTGAACAAGAGCCACAAGGGCATATACAGGTGCGAAGTCACAGAAGGCCAAAATGTCCAGCGCTCCTGCGGGACCTACCTCCGCGTGCGTG AGCCTCTCCCCAGGCCCTTCCTGAACATGGGGGAGGGCACCAAGAACAACATCATCACAGCCGAGGGGATCATCCTACTGATCTGCGCCGTGGTGCCCGGGACGCTGCTGCTGTTCCGG AAACGATGGCAGAACATGAAGTTCGGGGCGGACATCCAGGATGACTACGAAGACGAAAATCTTTATGAG GGCCTGAACCTCGATGACTGCTCCATGTACGAGGACATCTCCAGAGGCCTCCAGGGCACCTACCAGGATGTGGGCAGCCTTCACATTGGGGACGTCCAGCTGGAGAAGCCGTGA
- the DMRTC2 gene encoding doublesex- and mab-3-related transcription factor C2: protein MEPNEMPAVHHCPSDSATEGETRAPQGMELIPRRAVSRSPTCARCRNHGVTAHLKGHKRLCLFQACECHKCVLILERRRVTAAQVALRRQQEAQLKKHLAEGLMRRGAAPPKVLSRVKKGVIRAGVHSGKENIAPQPQTSHRAVPLALTPPGKENFQGPLLLSRPTEALPLPWTPLPPGPWAPGHWLSPGLSMPTPVVCRLLCQEPAVPLHPFPGFDPGSALRLPTHGPFPACPGSRPILMAPLSGESQGPSTLPHTCSTLILQPCGTPDPLLLQPQAPGASRLAWTSAHSERQLQREAAEALVGLKDSPQAPRLTPSVPPNPAWISLLHPCGPSASAGGRGFQPVGPSLRPSPVPSVALHIGHLGSISLLS from the exons ATGGAACCCAATGAAATGCCTGCTGTCCACCACTGCCCCTCAGACTCTGCCACAGAGGGTGAGACCAGAGCCCCCCAGGGCATGGAGCTGATCCCCAGGAGAGCTGTCAGTCGCTCTCCAACCTGCGCCCGCTGCCGCAACCATGGTGTTACTGCCCACCTCAAGGGCCACAAGCGCCTCTGCCTCTTTCAGGCTTGCGAGTGTCACAAGTGTGTCCTCATCTT GGAGCGCCGAAGGGTCACGGCTGCCCAGGTGGCCTTGCGTAGGCAGCAGGAGGCACAGCTAAAGAAGCACCTGGCTGAGGGACTAATGAGGAGAGGCGCAGCCCCTCCCAAAGTTCTCAGCCGAGTCAAGAAGGGAGTCATTCGAGCAGGGGTCCACT CTGGAAAGGAGAACATAGCACCCCAGCCTCAGACCTCCCATAGGGCAGTCCCACTGGCACTGACACCCCCTGGGAAG GAGAACTTCCAGGGGCCTCTGCTCCTCAGCCGTCCCACAGAAGCTTTGCCTTTGCCCTGGACTCCACTGCCTCCAGGCCCTTGGGCCCCTGGACACTGGCTATCTCCTGGCCTTTCCATGCCAACCCCAGTGGTGTGCCGCTTGCTATGCCAAGAACCTGCTGTCCCTCTGCATCCCTTCCCTG GTTTtgaccctggctctgccctccGGCTGCCCACTCATGGGCCCTTCCCAGCCTGCCCAGGATCTCGCCCAATACTGATGGCTCCTCTTTCTGGAGAATCCCAAGGGCCCTCTACCCTGCCCCACAC ATGCTCGACTCTGATACTGCAGCCCTGTGGCACCCCAGACCCTCTTCTGCTGCAGCCACAG GCCCCTGGAGCCTCTCGCCTGGCCTGGACCTCTGCCCACTCTGAGAGGCAGCTGCAGCGGGAGGCAGCTGAGGCTCTTGTGGGGCTGAAAGATTCACCTCAGGCTCCCCGCCTGACCCCTTCTGTTCCCCCCAACCCTGCCTGGATCTCCCTGCTCCATCCCTGTGGCCCCTCAG CTTCTGCTGGAGGAAGAGGATTCCAGCCTGTTGGCCCCTCTCTCCGACCCAGCCCAGTGCCCTCTGTGGCTCTGCATATTGGACATCTGGGGTCCATCTCCCTCCTAAGCTAG
- the RPS19 gene encoding small ribosomal subunit protein eS19: MPGVTVKDVNQQEFVRALAAFLKKSGKLKVPEWVDTVKLAKHKELAPYDENWFYTRAASTARHLYLRGGAGVGSMTKIYGGRQRNGVMPSHFSRGSKSVARRVLQALEGLKMVEKDQDGGRKLTPQGQRDLDRIAGQVAAANKKH; the protein is encoded by the exons ATGCCTGGAGTTACTGTAAAAGACGTGAACCAGCAGGAGTTCGTCAGAGCTCTGGCAGCCTTCCTCAAAAA GTCCGGGAAGCTTAAAGTCCCTGAATGGGTGGACACTGTCAAGCTGGCCAAGCATAAAGAGCTTGCTCCCTACGATGAGAACTGGTTTTACACACGAGCTG CTTCCACAGCACGGCACCTGTACCTCCGGGGCGGCGCTGGGGTCGGCTCCATGACCAAGATCTACGGGGGGCGTCAGAGAAACGGCGTCATGCCCAGCCACTTTAGCAGAGGCTCCAAGAGCGTGGCCCGCCGGGTCCTCCAAGCCCTGGAGGGACTGAAAATGGTGGAAAAGGACCAAGATGG GGGCCGCAAATTGACACCTCAGGGACAGAGAGATCTGGACAGAATCGCTGGACAG GTGGCAGCTGCCAACAAGAAGCATTAG
- the LYPD4 gene encoding ly6/PLAUR domain-containing protein 4 — MGPQHLSPVQLLCLLGAISTLPRARALLCYEATASLFRAVSLHNWRWLLMRSAVCRLSEGCEETLVFIETGTRKGVVGFKGCSPASSYPAQVSYLVSPPGLSIASYSRICRKYLCNNLTNMDSFVKLEANTPKTLAFSSHGCPTCVGEHSKSCLPNFVNTEPCPRDATKCYSSTLKFQAGSLNTTFLLMGCTREHTRALADLHHIGSIRVTEVINILERVQPAGAEPSSRSPAWGILLGLLLAFRD; from the exons ATGGGACCCCAGCATCTGAGCCCTGTGCagctgctctgtctcctagggGCCATCTCCACTCTGCCTC GGGCTCGAGCTCTTCTGTGCTATGAAGCAACAGCCTCACTCTTCAGAGCTGTTAGTCTCCATAACTGGAGGTGGCTTCTGATGAGGAGTGCGGTGTGTAGGCTGAGCGAGGGCTGTGAGGAGACGTTGGTGTTCATCGAGACAG GGACCAGAAAGGGAGTTGTGGGTTTTAAAGGCTGCAGCCCAGCCTCATCTTACCCCGCGCAAGTCTCCTATCTTGTTTCACCGCCCGGATTGTCCATTGCCTCCTACAGCCGCATCTGCCGGAAGTATCTCTGCAATAACCTCACCAACATGGATTCTTTTGTGAAACTTGAGGCCAATACCCCCAAGACTTTAGCATTTTCTTCCCATGGCTGCCCAACTTGTGTGGGCGAGCACTCTAAGAGTTGCCTCCCAAATTTTGTCAACACTGAGCCTTGCCCCAGGGACGCCACCAAGTGTTACAGTTCCACCTTAAAATTTCAGGCAG GTTCCCTCAATACCACCTTCCTCCTCATGGGCTGTACTCGTGAACATACCAGAGCTTTAGCAGATCTTCACCATATTGGGAGCATCAGAGTGACTGAGGTCATCAACATCTTAGAAAGGGTCCAGCCTGCTGGTGCGGAGCCCTCTAGTCGGAGTCCTGCTTGGGGCATCCTCTTAGGGCTCCTGCTTGCCTTCAGGGACTGA
- the CD79A gene encoding B-cell antigen receptor complex-associated protein alpha chain isoform X1: MPGGSTALHTSPVTTFLLFLISAASLGTWLKGPGCQALWVDWGPPSVTVSVGDEVHLPCRHNGSSPNITWSRILQGNSLLWPLQIDPSNLGSKGELIIQQVNKSHKGIYRCEVTEGQNVQRSCGTYLRVREPLPRPFLNMGEGTKNNIITAEGIILLICAVVPGTLLLFRKRWQNMKFGADIQDDYEDENLYEGLNLDDCSMYEDISRGLQGTYQDVGSLHIGDVQLEKP, from the exons ATGCCTGGGGGTTCCACAGCTCTCCACACCTCACCTGTCAccactttcctcctcttcttgatCTCCGCTGCCAGCCTGGGTACGTGGCTAAAAG GCCctgggtgccaggccctgtgGGTGGACTGGGGCCCACCATCGGTGACGGTGAGTGTGGGGGACGAGGTCCACCTCCCGTGCAGACACAATGGCAGCAGCCCCAACATCACGTGGTCGCGCATCCTCCAAGGCAACAGCCTCTTGTGGCCCCTTCAGATAGACCCCTCGAACCTGGGCTCCAAAGGCGAGCTGATCATCCAGCAGGTGAACAAGAGCCACAAGGGCATATACAGGTGCGAAGTCACAGAAGGCCAAAATGTCCAGCGCTCCTGCGGGACCTACCTCCGCGTGCGTG AGCCTCTCCCCAGGCCCTTCCTGAACATGGGGGAGGGCACCAAGAACAACATCATCACAGCCGAGGGGATCATCCTACTGATCTGCGCCGTGGTGCCCGGGACGCTGCTGCTGTTCCGG AAACGATGGCAGAACATGAAGTTCGGGGCGGACATCCAGGATGACTACGAAGACGAAAATCTTTATGAG GGCCTGAACCTCGATGACTGCTCCATGTACGAGGACATCTCCAGAGGCCTCCAGGGCACCTACCAGGATGTGGGCAGCCTTCACATTGGGGACGTCCAGCTGGAGAAGCCGTGA